The Arachis hypogaea cultivar Tifrunner chromosome 14, arahy.Tifrunner.gnm2.J5K5, whole genome shotgun sequence DNA window GCCCATATCCATGGGCTTAAGCAAGGCCCGCTTGTTATTTGCGAAGAATTTCTTGAAATCCTCCCAGTCTCTGAATAAAGCCGCTCGTTGAGCATATTCCATGTCAATTACATTGGACCCTGATTCCTCACCCATTTCcccttaaactaactaactaatttgttACTCTTCAAGTCTTGTCTTAGCTATATATAGTGGATATAGGCTTCAATTTTACATAATCAGTTTATCTGAACCTTTACTTGCCAACTTAGCTAGGCATATAATATAAACTGAAATAAAAGATGTCAGCGAATGCATCAtgctttttcttattctttgcTTAAAATATTACTACATCGAATCGGAATAacaaaaaggggggggggggggggttcatTGGTTATTCTTTGGCCCAAAATGAGAACCTAATGTGTTGAAACATGAATGATGGTTAGTAGTTTGAAATAAGAGGCTTGTGATTGAAGAAAATGGTGAATAACTGTGCAAGTGAAGTTATTTATACCACAAGTGAATCCAATTGTGCTATGTAATATGTATGTTCTTAAAGTTAGTTAAATAACAAGTTTTCCCGCCTGTGGCAACTGAGAGTCTGCCACCTGTAGAAAATAACCAACCATACTAATGCTAGTGGATCCAAAATTCCAAATCATCCAAGTATGAGATGAAAAACCTTCAGGTAAAAACACTTATTCTCTTCATCCTTCCTAGCTAGTTCATACAAAATTCCAATTATGCTTCCGATTCAAACCTTCTTTTGAGTGTTCCTGTTCCCAACGCCAAACCCAGCACGCACACTTATCATTCTTATGTTATTtgggtatggcatttattgatTGGTCATTCAAATTGGTAAATCCACAAAAATAGAGATTTTATATCCTTAGTTCGTCAGGGACAATATTGATGCAGAACCAGATTGGATCTTGAACCCAACTCTAAACTAAGTTATATCATTAACAGTACTTTACATCCTTATTACATCAAGGATGACAAATTTAAGATAAAACATATGATGCCACAGCACTAAGGCTTTCCTTTCTCATACAaatttcttattatatatatagtgaTAATAATAATGGCGAAAATGCGAAGAAACAAGCTTCAGCTCAAGAGAGAGCTTCCTTCCTTGATAAGAACGAAGACACTACCACCGTCACCCCTGGAGATGCGAAGTTCGTCGTCCAGGTAGGTGGTGAGCAACCACGACTGAGCGTTGCTGTAGGAGATCGGGAACTTCAACGGAGGCTGGCTGGAGATAGTTCTTGCGACAGAAGATGCCGTGTCTTGGACAGAGGTGAGTATGCCCTTGAAGGGTGTGAGATCAATCTTCTGCCCCAAGAATTCCACATTTTCTGGTATAACCAATGAGTCTGTCAACTGTGGAGTGCCAATGACCCCTTCCTCAAACTTGATCTATAAAAAAAACACAAGAGTTTGTCacttttgcattggggaattgcTAAATTAGTAAGGATGAAAAACCAAACGCAGACCTGAACGCGTTTTGGGCTGCGGACTTCAAATTTTGCATTTGTGCTGATGGAGGTGGTGGCCAAGGGACCGGCAAAGCGAACGGAGTTTTGGGCGGTGAAACTCTCGGAATCAATGGTCTGAGATATTTCCTCTACCTTCACCAATGGAAGTGTTCCGCTTGACAACAACGGGAACAACCCTGCAAAGGAGGTATACCTGAGGAGATAAAAGTAATTATTATACATAAGCAAGATTTGTTGCATTTGTCAAAAGTTGCGGCTATGATATTCACTTTGATGTGACTAAGTCCATAAGACCATAACTTAGATCTCCAATCCAGCACTTAAagttcaattagaaaaataagaattaggcATAGAGGAATGCTAGAGTACCAACAAGTTTTGTGAGTTATAGTCATCAATTAGTCATCATATTGatgtttttaatagtgtgaaatttcatccaataaTGTGAGattactctttcttcttttgatggttaagtgctgctCCCTTACACTTTCTCTTAAGCATAAAGTGACTTGCAACTTATAACCACCAACCACTTAGCTAGCTTAGTTCCTAGGACAGTAGGACCAGACTCTAGCGATCCACAAAGTACACAGATTATGGCTATCACATTAATGCAACTAAATTTTTTTGTACTAGGCCAGCCTAACCTATCcaacatttcttgcaatttttgtttttagaacaaaTAAGCAAAATTTTATCCGAattgaaaagtaataaaaataagaaaagaaaggaagtTAGTTAGTTACGCGAGGATCCATTTTCCGTTGAGGAGAGTCAACGCATCGGTGGGAGCAGGGGTAGGATTCTTTGCC harbors:
- the LOC112741260 gene encoding light-induced protein, chloroplastic, producing MASSSSLFQLRCRNLSCSLAPIPSSSRLVPTPSILHLGVFTKPIIGVSSDAPRPVFCVRAVTNEEEGGYSGVAVAEETEAGRLKKALVDSFYGTDRGLKASSDTRAEIVELITQLEAKNPTPAPTDALTLLNGKWILAYTSFAGLFPLLSSGTLPLVKVEEISQTIDSESFTAQNSVRFAGPLATTSISTNAKFEVRSPKRVQIKFEEGVIGTPQLTDSLVIPENVEFLGQKIDLTPFKGILTSVQDTASSVARTISSQPPLKFPISYSNAQSWLLTTYLDDELRISRGDGGSVFVLIKEGSSLLS